A window of Aromatoleum bremense genomic DNA:
GAAAGGTCGGGAAACTGATGTCGCCGGACGAGAGGTCGTCCGCGATCTGGATCAGGAAGCGCTGTGCGGAAACGTCGTTCGCCATCGTCGATGAATGCAGGCTGTCACGAAGCCGCGCGGCTTATCGCAGCACCATGTTGTCGCGGTGAACCAGTTCGGGTTCGTCGATGTAGCCGAGCAGCTTTTCGATCTGCGTGCTGGATTTGCGCGCGATCCGGCGGCACTCGCTACTGCTGTAGTTGACGAGACCGCGCGCGATTTCCTCGCCGGCGGCGCTGCGGCATGCGACCGCTGCGCCGCGCTCGAATTCGCCCCCGACCTCGACGACACCCACGGGCAACAGGCTGCGCCCGCTGCGCAACGCGGTGACCGCGCCATCGTCGAGGATGAGGTCGCCGGCGAGTTGCAGGTGGTCGGCGAGCCACTGCTTGCGCGCCTGCAGCGGCGAGCTGGTCGCGTAGAGCAGAGTGCCGAGCGGTTCGGCCTGCGCGAGGCGGATCAGCGCGTCGGCTTCGTTGCCGCTGGCGATGCACGTGTGCGCACCGCTTCGCGCCGCACGCTGGGCGGCACGAATTTTCGTGATCATCCCGCCCCTGCTGATGCCGGTGCCGGCGCCGCCCGCCATCGCCTCGTACGACCTGTCCTCGGCACGGCCTTCGGAGACGAGCGTTGCATTGGGGTCGCGACGCGGATCGGCAGTGTACAAGCCTTGCTGGTCGGTGAGGATCACCAGCGCATGGGCTTCGATGAGGTTCGCGACCAGCGCGCCGAGCGTGTCGTTGTCGCCGAACTTGATCTCGTCGGTAACGATCGTGTCGTTCTCGTTGATGATCGGCACGACGCCCAGTTCGAGCAGCGTCGTCAGCGTCGAGCGTGCGTTCAGGTAGCGCTTGCGGTCGGCGAGATCGTCGTGGGTCAGCAGGATCTGCGCAGTGTGGAGATTGTGACGCGAAAAGGCATCCTCGTAGGCTTCGACGAGGCCCATCTGCCCGACCGCCGCGGCGGCCTGCAGCTTGTGCATTTCGTGCGGGCGTTTTTGCCATCCCAGGCGCTGCATGCCCGCGGCGATCGCGCCCGACGAGACCAGCACGACCTGCTTGCCCGCGGCCCGCAGCGCGGCGATCTGGCGTGCCCAGTCGCCCATCGCCGCTTTGTCGAGGCCGGCGCCGTTGTTCGTGACGAGTGCGCTGCCGACTTTGACGACGATGCGGCGCGCGTTACGGATCTTGTCTCTCATGACGGGGCTGGGAAAGTTCCTGAAGATTCCTAATGATTGGGGCGGTTGGCGTCCTGCTCATCGATGACATCGTCTCCGTCCCACTCACCGTCGCGGCTGGCAGTCTCGTCTTCGGCGAGGAGCGCCTGCAGCCGCGCCTGGTAGGCCGCTTCGGCGCGGGTTTCGGCTTCGGCCGCGGCGAGCGCTTCCGCATGCGCGCGCGCCGCTTTCTCGGCTTCCGCCTGGGCGCGTCCGGCGTCAAGGAAATCCTGGATCGCGAAGACCAGCTTTCTGCAGCCGTCGCCGGTCAGCGCCGAGATCTCGAAATGGCGTTCGACCGGCCCGTAGGCTTCGAGGAAGGCCGCGACGCGCGCGGCGCGTTCGTCTTCGGGAATCAGGTCGAGCTTGTTGAGTGCGAGCCAGCGCGGCTTGTTGTACAGGGATTCATCGTACTTGCGCAGTTCCTCGACGATCGCCTTGGCGTCCCGCACCGGATCGACGTCGGGATCGAACGGCGCGAGATCGACGAGATGCAGCAGCACGCGCGTGCGCTGCAAATGGCGCAGGAACTGGTGGCCGAGACCATGCCCTTCAGCCGCCCCTTCGATCAGCCCCGGAATGTCGGCGATGACAAAGCTGCGGTTCTGGTCGGTGCGCACGACGCCGAGGTTGGGCGCGAGCGTCGTGAACGGATAGTCGGCGACTTTCGGCTTGGCCGCCGAGACTGCGCGGATGAACGTCGACTTGCCGGCGTTCGGCATGCCGAGCAGGCCGACGTCGGCCAGCACCTTCAATTCGAGGCGCAGCGCGCGACGCTCGCCTTCCTCGCCCATCGTGCGCTTGCGCGGCGCGCGGTTGACGCTCGACTTGAAGTGGAGGTTGCCCAAGCCCCCCTTGCCGCCGCGCGCGATGATCGCCTGCTTGCCATCCTCGTCGAGGTCGGCGACGAGTTCGCCGGTTTCGAGATCGGTGATCACCGTGCCGACCGGCATGCGCAGCACGATGTCTTCGCCGCCCTTGCCGTAGCAGTCCTTGTTGCCGCCGTTCTCGCCGCGTTGCGCGCGGTGCATGCGCGTGAAGCGGTAGTCGACGAGCGTGTTGAGGTTGCGGTCCGCGAGCGCATAGATGCTGCCGCCGCGGCCGCCGTCGCCGCCGTCCGGGCCGCCACGTGGTACGAATTTCTCGCGCCGGAACGACGCCGAGCCGTTACCGCCGTCGCCGGCCATGACCTCGATGCGTGCTTCGTCAATGAACTTCATGATGATGAGGTGCCTGTGGCAAAAACAAAAAAGCCCTACCGCAAGGATAGGGCTTTTCGAACCGGAACGCTGCCAGGTTTCAGGCGGCTTCGGGCACGATGACGACGGTGCGGCGGCGTTGTGCGCCCTTGATCGTGAACTGCACGGTGCCGTCCTTCAGGGCGAACAACGTGTGGTCCTTGCCGATGCCGACGTTTTCGCCCGGATGGTATTCGGTGCCGCGCTGGCGAACGATAATGTTGCCGGCGAGCACGAACTGGCCGCCATAGCGCTTGACGCCGAGGCGTTTCGATTCCGAGTCGCGGCCGTTACGGGAACTGCCGCCAGCTTTTTTGTGTGCCATGTCGAATTACCTCCGGACTCAGGCCGAGATCGCTTCGATGCGAAGCTCGGTGTAGTTCTGGCGATGCCCCTGGTGCTTCTGGTAGTGCTTGCGGCGGCGCATCTTGAAAATCTTGATTTTGTCGTGACGACCGTGGGACACCACGGTCGCCGTGACTGTGGCGCCGGAAACCACCGGGGTGCCGATCTTGACCGACTCGCCCTCGCCGACCATGAAAACTTGGTCGATGGTG
This region includes:
- the proB gene encoding glutamate 5-kinase, which encodes MRDKIRNARRIVVKVGSALVTNNGAGLDKAAMGDWARQIAALRAAGKQVVLVSSGAIAAGMQRLGWQKRPHEMHKLQAAAAVGQMGLVEAYEDAFSRHNLHTAQILLTHDDLADRKRYLNARSTLTTLLELGVVPIINENDTIVTDEIKFGDNDTLGALVANLIEAHALVILTDQQGLYTADPRRDPNATLVSEGRAEDRSYEAMAGGAGTGISRGGMITKIRAAQRAARSGAHTCIASGNEADALIRLAQAEPLGTLLYATSSPLQARKQWLADHLQLAGDLILDDGAVTALRSGRSLLPVGVVEVGGEFERGAAVACRSAAGEEIARGLVNYSSSECRRIARKSSTQIEKLLGYIDEPELVHRDNMVLR
- the cgtA gene encoding Obg family GTPase CgtA — translated: MKFIDEARIEVMAGDGGNGSASFRREKFVPRGGPDGGDGGRGGSIYALADRNLNTLVDYRFTRMHRAQRGENGGNKDCYGKGGEDIVLRMPVGTVITDLETGELVADLDEDGKQAIIARGGKGGLGNLHFKSSVNRAPRKRTMGEEGERRALRLELKVLADVGLLGMPNAGKSTFIRAVSAAKPKVADYPFTTLAPNLGVVRTDQNRSFVIADIPGLIEGAAEGHGLGHQFLRHLQRTRVLLHLVDLAPFDPDVDPVRDAKAIVEELRKYDESLYNKPRWLALNKLDLIPEDERAARVAAFLEAYGPVERHFEISALTGDGCRKLVFAIQDFLDAGRAQAEAEKAARAHAEALAAAEAETRAEAAYQARLQALLAEDETASRDGEWDGDDVIDEQDANRPNH
- the rpmA gene encoding 50S ribosomal protein L27 translates to MAHKKAGGSSRNGRDSESKRLGVKRYGGQFVLAGNIIVRQRGTEYHPGENVGIGKDHTLFALKDGTVQFTIKGAQRRRTVVIVPEAA
- the rplU gene encoding 50S ribosomal protein L21 — protein: MYAVIKTGGKQYRVAAGEKIKVEQIPADVGSEITIDQVFMVGEGESVKIGTPVVSGATVTATVVSHGRHDKIKIFKMRRRKHYQKHQGHRQNYTELRIEAISA